A section of the Candidatus Methylomirabilota bacterium genome encodes:
- a CDS encoding type II toxin-antitoxin system RelE/ParE family toxin: MARYRIEVTPAARRALESLPKKVLKQIDKRILALADNPYPPGSKKLQDTEDLRRIRVGDYRILYIVEAERLVIVIVAVGHRREIYR, from the coding sequence ATCGCCCGATACCGGATCGAGGTAACCCCCGCTGCAAGGCGCGCCCTAGAGTCTCTTCCCAAGAAGGTCCTGAAACAAATCGACAAGCGCATTCTGGCCCTTGCTGATAACCCTTACCCGCCAGGATCGAAAAAACTACAGGATACAGAAGACCTGCGCCGCATCCGGGTGGGAGACTACCGTATTCTCTACATCGTGGAGGCGGAGCGCCTTGTAATTGTAATTGTGGCTGTCGGGCATCGGCGCGAAATCTACCGGTGA
- a CDS encoding type II toxin-antitoxin system Phd/YefM family antitoxin, which yields MAIKASTVRDNFGETLNRVAYGKERVVIDRHGKAVVAMVPIEDLRFLEELEDRLDVEAAKKILAESDERIPYEIVRKALGLA from the coding sequence ATGGCTATCAAGGCAAGTACCGTTCGGGATAATTTTGGAGAGACCCTGAATCGCGTGGCCTACGGCAAGGAGCGGGTGGTCATCGACCGCCACGGTAAGGCCGTTGTCGCTATGGTCCCGATTGAGGATCTGCGGTTCCTTGAGGAGCTGGAGGACCGTCTTGATGTAGAGGCCGCGAAGAAGATCCTAGCCGAGTCCGACGAGCGCATCCCCTACGAGATCGTTCGCAAGGCGCTAGGCCTCGCGTAA